In Crassostrea angulata isolate pt1a10 chromosome 6, ASM2561291v2, whole genome shotgun sequence, a genomic segment contains:
- the LOC128189532 gene encoding uncharacterized protein LOC128189532 yields MKHLLLICIVYFFNYPFVYCQNRRRPGYCMPPDSTVINCCTGFYKSGDNCLECDSGFIGLNCSSPCPPGYFGQKCSRLCDCSLGEYCDAARGCLCNSTGVNCADLEGEMTETTRKDYTDNVSIMSETRREYLEETIVAVCIFVFTVIIIGTVCIRIWYTKTLMKREDEILTLHNVADADFRTQRSTSVELDDCNTESSDIYNRLTLRVKHQNPSVGHTENLTTSGSPSYCAGPTSDEPSHHRKKNSNINNISPITVCKKNKKKLQTHVVDIGKPHDQNTEQKSYIYSISSKHARKKTRSNTSELKQQRAGRKTFKPTLTESVHDIVWDQQNSSVKPPACSDGIHDEELYANNCDMEFSNRCLRRDNSIDEDSNEYFDVRYDGKMTMYFDQINNSDRSEPSSSETFPDLTDYINCGIAKGYNVQ; encoded by the exons ATGAAGCACCTCTTGCTTATTTGtattgtgtattttttcaattatcCGTTTGTATACTGCCAAAACAGACGTAGACCGGGCTATTGTATGCCACCTGACAG taCAGTAATAAATTGTTGCACCGGGTTTTATAAAAGTGGGGATAATTGTTTAG AATGTGATTCGGGCTTTATTGGTTTAAATTGCTCCTCACCCTGTCCACCCGGATACTTTGGTCAGAAATGCAGTAGATTGTGTGATTGCTCACTTGGCGAATACTGTGACGCAGCGAGAGGTTGTTTGTGTAACTCAACAGGTGTAAACTGTGCAGATTTAG AGGGAGAAATGACTGAAACAACAAGGAAAGATTATACAGATAATGTGTCAATCATGT CCGAAACAAGAAGGGAGTACCTGGAAGAGACCATTGTCGCTGTTTGTATATTTGTCTTCACAGTAATAATTATTGGAACGGTTTGTATCAG GATATGGTACACAAAAACACTGATGAAAAGAGAAG atGAAATACTGACCTTGCATAATGTTGCTGATGCCGACTTTAGAACTCAACGCTCGACATCAGTAGAACTTGATGATTGTAACACGGAATCATCCGATATTTACAACCGCCTAACCTTAAGAGTTAAGCATCAAAATCCGTCTGTCGGTCACACGGAAAACTTAACAACTAGTGGAAGTCCGTCTTATTGTGCAGGTCCAACATCGGATGAACCATCTCACCATAGAAAGAAGAATTCTAATATCAACAACATTTCACCTATCACAGTttgtaagaaaaacaaaaaaaagttacagaCTCATGTTGTTGATATTGGAAAACCTCACGACCAAAACACTGAacaaaaatcatatatatactcaATCTCTAGCAAACATGCTAGAAAAAAAACGCGTTCTAACACTTCAGAGCTAAAACAACAGAGAGCTGGCAGAAAAACTTTCAAACCTACACTCACAGAATCGGTTCACGACATAGTCTGGGACCAGCAAAACTCAAGTGTAAAACCTCCAGCATGCTCAGATGGAATCCATGATGAAGAATTGTATGCGAACAATTGCGATATGGAGTTTTCCAACCGTTGTTTGAGACGAGACAATTCAATAGATGAAGACTCTAACGAATACTTTGACGTCAGATACGACGGGAAAATGACAATGTATTTTGACCAGATTAACAATTCTGATCGATCCGAGCCTAGTTCATCTGAAACTTTTCCCGATTTGACAGATTATATCAACTGTGGTATAGCCAAAGGTTACAATGTTCAGTAG
- the LOC128189533 gene encoding uncharacterized protein LOC128189533, producing the protein MDSMATGEDPPACHGLSSTDHSQPKEIRINWNLLRNDDTRNPDMLDKCSKKKGFGDIVHDQTKNKQLDIYSTPNKGVKMKQPNAFLKQRQQKNCCKTVKFKTTDTCQAAAVRKTDSQPNQTEESSISTHDEDLYANNDSLAYDNNCFRTDSPMDQEDSDDYFDVSYDGYLAMSSSKNNTPDHTKSASSETAPDLSDYVNADGLDSYR; encoded by the coding sequence ATGGATAGCATGGCCACGGGTGAAGACCCACCTGCCTGTCACGGGTTGTCCTCTACTGACCACTCACAACCGAAGGAAATACGTATCAACTGGAATCTACTGCGTAACGACGATACTAGAAACCCTGATATGCttgataaatgttcaaaaaagAAAGGTTTCGGGGATATAGTTCatgatcaaacaaaaaataaacaattagaTATATATTCAACTCCAAACAAAGGTGTAAAAATGAAGCAACCAAATGCCTTTTTGAAGCAAAGACAACAGAAAAACTGCTgcaaaactgtgaaattcaaaACTACAGACACTTGTCAAGCTGCAGCCGTTCGTAAGACCGATTCACAACCAAACCAAACTGAAGAATCTTCAATATCGACACATGATGAAGATCTGTATGCGAACAATGATAGCCTAGCATATGATAACAACTGTTTTAGAACAGACAGCCCAATGGACCAAGAGGATTCTGATGATTACTTTGACGTCAGTTACGACGGATATTTGGCAATGTCTTCAAGCAAAAATAACACTCCTGATCATACAAAGTCAGCTTCTTCTGAAACTGCTCCTGATTTGTCGGATTATGTAAACGCTGATGGTTTAGACTCGTATCGCTGA